In Methanothermus fervidus DSM 2088, a single genomic region encodes these proteins:
- a CDS encoding carbamoyl-phosphate synthase large subunit (COGs: COG0458 Carbamoylphosphate synthase large subunit (split gene in MJ)~InterPro IPR016185: IPR005480: IPR011761: IPR005479: IPR 005481: IPR011607: IPR013817: IPR013816: IPR005483: IPR006275~KEGG: msi:Msm_0488 carbamoylphosphate synthase, large subunit, CarB~PFAM: Carbamoyl-phosphate synthase L chain ATP-binding; Carbamoyl-phosphate synthetase large chain domain protein; Carbamoyl-phosphate synthetase large chain oligomerisation; MGS domain protein~SPTR: O27077 Carbamoyl-phosphate synthase large chain~TIGRFAM: carbamoyl-phosphate synthase, large subunit~PFAM: Carbamoyl-phosphate synthase L chain, ATP binding domain; MGS-like domain; Carbamoyl-phosphate synthetase large chain, oligomerisation domain; Carbamoyl-phosphate synthase L chain, N-terminal domain~TIGRFAM: carbamoyl-phosphate synthase, large subunit) → MPKYKDIDSVLVIGSGPIQIGQAAEFDYSGSQACKSLREEGVKTILVNSNPATIQTDLEIADKIYLEPLTPKIVAKIIERENPDALLPTMGGQTALNVATKLSEMGALKDIKVIGSSIETIQRVEDREMFANFMKKIGEPVPKYRAVNSVEEAFEAVEEIGFPVIVRPAYTLGGTGGGVAKNKKELEEVVSHGLKMSLVNQVLIDQSVIGWKEFEYEVMRDRKGTCITVCNMENVDPMGIHTGESIVVAPAQTLSDEDNQKLRSAALKIIDALGIEGGCNIQFALNPETGDYLVIEVNPRVSRSSALASKATGYPIAKIAAKIAIGLTLDEIQNDITKETPASFEPTLDYVVTKIPRWPFDKFREIDRRIGVQMKSTGEVMAIGRTIEESFHKAIRSLDIGKEGFYDTNVTEEDLKYPTDKRLFKIYSALKKGWSIEKIHKLTKIDKFFLYKILNIVKFEKKLTKKSIKDPKILRKAKRMGFSDKKLAEICNVSERYIRKLRRKYGIRPAYKIVDTCAAEFEAKTPYYYSTYDDVDEVEVSDKNKVLIIGSGPIRIGQGIEFDYCCVHAALALKNEGFETIMVNNNPETVSTDYDVSDKLYFEPLTAEDVLEIIEKEKPDGVIVQFGGQSSINLAEDLEKEGVKILGTPYESIDKVEDRERFTKVLKKLGIPHPPYGIARSFKEAKKIAKKIGYPVLVRPSYVLGGRAMEIVYNDKELKEYIEEAVKVSPRHPILIDKFLEDAIEVDVDALSDGEDVFIAGIMEHIEEAGVHSGDSACVIPPQTLSKETIETIEEYTRKLALELKVVGLINIQYAVKNENGKPKVYVLEANPRASRTVPFVSKAIGISLAKIAAMLMVGKKLSDFNLKNRKLKHVAVKESVFPFVKLPGADVRLGPEMKSTGETMGIDKNFGLAYYKSQLGADMKIPTSGNILISVKDSDKGKIKDIVKKAEKLGFNIIATKGTAEAIKDVVKNVKVINKVSEKSPNIKDALLNGEIDLVINTPHGKRSMDDGYIMRRMAVDLGIPYITTLAGARAALNAIEAVKQGKINVKSLNEYHKEPDPAVT, encoded by the coding sequence ATGCCAAAATACAAAGATATTGATAGTGTACTAGTCATAGGCTCGGGTCCTATACAAATAGGGCAGGCAGCAGAATTTGATTATTCAGGATCACAAGCTTGTAAATCTTTACGTGAAGAGGGTGTAAAAACAATCCTTGTTAATTCAAATCCGGCTACAATACAGACAGATTTGGAAATAGCTGACAAAATATATTTAGAACCTTTGACACCAAAAATTGTTGCTAAAATAATAGAAAGAGAAAATCCTGATGCCTTACTTCCAACAATGGGCGGACAAACAGCGTTAAATGTTGCCACAAAGCTATCAGAAATGGGGGCACTTAAAGATATAAAAGTTATAGGGTCATCAATTGAAACAATACAAAGAGTTGAAGATCGTGAAATGTTCGCTAATTTTATGAAAAAAATTGGTGAACCTGTACCTAAATATAGGGCTGTAAATTCTGTTGAAGAAGCATTTGAAGCCGTTGAAGAAATAGGATTCCCAGTTATAGTACGTCCTGCATACACCCTTGGAGGAACTGGCGGTGGAGTAGCTAAAAATAAAAAAGAGCTTGAAGAAGTAGTTTCTCATGGACTTAAGATGAGTCTCGTAAATCAAGTTTTAATAGATCAATCCGTCATTGGATGGAAAGAGTTTGAATATGAAGTGATGAGAGATAGAAAGGGCACATGTATCACTGTATGTAATATGGAGAATGTAGATCCTATGGGTATTCATACAGGTGAAAGTATAGTAGTTGCTCCAGCCCAGACTCTAAGCGATGAAGATAATCAAAAACTACGTAGTGCTGCATTAAAAATAATAGATGCATTAGGTATAGAAGGTGGATGTAATATTCAATTTGCATTAAATCCTGAAACTGGAGATTATTTAGTAATAGAGGTGAACCCAAGAGTTAGTAGAAGTAGTGCTTTAGCTTCTAAAGCCACTGGATATCCAATAGCAAAAATAGCTGCAAAAATTGCTATTGGACTTACATTAGATGAAATTCAAAATGATATTACAAAAGAAACTCCTGCTTCTTTTGAACCTACTTTGGATTATGTTGTAACAAAAATACCAAGGTGGCCGTTTGACAAATTTAGAGAAATAGACAGAAGAATAGGAGTTCAAATGAAATCTACAGGAGAAGTAATGGCAATTGGACGCACAATTGAAGAATCTTTCCATAAAGCAATAAGATCTCTAGATATAGGAAAAGAAGGATTTTATGATACAAATGTAACTGAAGAAGATTTGAAATATCCAACCGATAAAAGATTATTTAAGATATATTCTGCATTAAAAAAAGGTTGGAGTATTGAAAAAATTCACAAACTTACAAAAATTGACAAATTTTTCTTGTATAAAATTTTGAACATAGTTAAGTTTGAAAAAAAATTAACTAAAAAATCTATTAAAGATCCCAAGATTCTTCGCAAAGCAAAGAGGATGGGATTTTCTGATAAAAAATTAGCTGAGATATGTAATGTAAGTGAAAGATACATTAGGAAATTAAGAAGAAAATATGGCATAAGACCTGCATATAAAATTGTTGATACATGTGCCGCAGAATTTGAAGCTAAAACTCCATATTATTACAGTACTTATGATGATGTTGATGAAGTAGAGGTAAGTGATAAAAATAAGGTGTTAATAATTGGATCAGGACCTATAAGAATAGGACAAGGAATAGAATTTGATTATTGTTGTGTACATGCAGCTTTAGCACTTAAAAATGAAGGATTTGAAACTATAATGGTTAATAATAATCCAGAGACTGTTAGTACTGATTATGATGTGTCTGACAAACTTTATTTTGAACCACTTACTGCAGAGGATGTTTTAGAAATAATTGAGAAGGAAAAACCTGATGGTGTTATTGTACAATTTGGTGGTCAAAGTTCCATAAATTTAGCTGAAGATTTGGAAAAAGAAGGGGTTAAAATATTAGGTACACCTTATGAAAGTATAGATAAAGTAGAAGATCGTGAGCGATTTACTAAAGTTTTAAAGAAGTTAGGTATACCACATCCGCCTTATGGAATTGCCAGATCATTTAAAGAAGCAAAGAAAATTGCAAAGAAAATAGGGTACCCTGTTTTAGTAAGACCTTCCTATGTTCTTGGTGGAAGGGCAATGGAAATTGTATATAATGATAAAGAACTTAAAGAATATATAGAAGAAGCTGTTAAGGTTTCTCCAAGACATCCAATATTAATAGATAAATTTCTTGAGGATGCTATTGAGGTAGATGTTGATGCTTTATCTGATGGTGAGGATGTCTTTATAGCTGGAATAATGGAGCATATAGAAGAAGCTGGAGTCCACTCAGGAGATTCTGCTTGTGTAATACCTCCTCAAACTTTAAGTAAAGAAACTATTGAAACTATAGAAGAATATACTAGAAAACTAGCATTAGAGTTAAAAGTAGTTGGATTGATAAACATACAATATGCTGTTAAAAATGAAAATGGAAAACCTAAAGTATATGTGTTAGAAGCTAATCCACGTGCAAGTCGTACAGTTCCATTTGTTAGTAAAGCAATTGGTATCTCTTTAGCTAAAATTGCGGCAATGCTAATGGTTGGTAAAAAATTATCTGATTTTAACTTAAAAAATAGAAAACTTAAACATGTGGCTGTGAAAGAATCTGTTTTTCCATTTGTTAAATTGCCAGGGGCTGACGTAAGATTAGGTCCAGAAATGAAATCCACAGGGGAAACTATGGGAATTGATAAAAATTTTGGATTGGCATATTATAAATCACAACTTGGGGCTGATATGAAAATCCCAACAAGCGGTAATATATTAATTAGTGTTAAGGATTCTGATAAAGGAAAAATAAAAGATATTGTTAAAAAGGCTGAAAAACTAGGATTTAACATTATTGCAACAAAAGGAACTGCTGAAGCCATCAAAGATGTTGTAAAGAATGTTAAAGTTATAAATAAAGTAAGTGAAAAATCACCAAATATCAAAGATGCTTTATTAAATGGAGAGATCGATTTAGTTATTAATACACCTCATGGTAAACGATCTATGGATGATGGATATATAATGCGTAGAATGGCTGTAGATTTGGGAATTCCATATATAACTACACTTGCTGGAGCCAGAGCAGCTTTAAATGCAATTGAAGCTGTTAAACAAGGTAAGATAAATGTTAAATCATTAAATGAATATCATAAAGAGCCGGACCCTGCAGTTACTTAA
- a CDS encoding Protein of unknown function DUF2226 (InterPro IPR019249~KEGG: mth:MTH1839 hypothetical protein~PFAM: Protein of unknown function DUF2226~SPTR: O27867 Putative uncharacterized protein~PFAM: Uncharacterized protein conserved in archaea (DUF2226)): MELPITRPIKEGFGDEINFKKLLENLTKEEFTGFIRVTHGSDEGYILFKKGYQVAASYSSDVREKALNKILEVSNDEKSFIEVFKLKNDQIDYLIDINKFYKLDKPVKYSESTSKKKLKKEKAEVKKEKAKKIKKSSVSREELLKKYRIKELNEEEVEKILGEFLPKKKKEEVKSNNINIKLDEIKPKLIQKIKKSVSNIPNIRDVNVLLTFENKPNFKGKIKIAAKYKRGLLLKLQDVKEEIKKLKEKIINTVEKILVDVFGSEKILKKVEIEVTIR; the protein is encoded by the coding sequence TTGGAATTACCTATAACAAGGCCAATTAAAGAGGGGTTTGGGGACGAAATAAATTTCAAAAAACTTCTGGAAAATTTGACAAAGGAAGAATTTACAGGTTTTATTAGAGTTACACATGGTTCTGATGAGGGTTACATTCTTTTTAAGAAAGGCTATCAGGTTGCCGCATCATACAGTTCGGATGTTAGGGAAAAAGCTTTAAATAAAATATTAGAAGTATCCAATGATGAAAAATCGTTTATAGAAGTTTTTAAATTAAAAAATGATCAAATTGACTACTTAATAGATATAAACAAATTTTACAAATTAGATAAACCAGTTAAATATTCAGAATCAACTAGCAAGAAAAAATTGAAAAAAGAAAAAGCTGAAGTGAAGAAGGAGAAAGCTAAAAAAATAAAGAAAAGTAGTGTTAGTCGCGAAGAATTATTAAAGAAATATCGTATAAAAGAATTAAATGAAGAAGAAGTTGAAAAGATTTTAGGTGAATTTCTACCAAAAAAGAAAAAGGAAGAAGTAAAGTCAAATAACATAAATATAAAATTGGATGAAATAAAGCCAAAATTAATTCAAAAAATAAAAAAATCGGTCTCTAACATTCCAAATATAAGGGATGTAAATGTTTTGTTGACTTTTGAAAATAAACCTAATTTTAAAGGGAAAATTAAAATCGCTGCTAAATACAAAAGAGGATTATTATTGAAATTACAAGATGTAAAGGAGGAAATTAAAAAATTAAAAGAAAAAATTATAAACACTGTGGAAAAGATTCTTGTCGATGTTTTCGGCAGTGAAAAGATTCTTAAAAAAGTTGAGATCGAGGTAACAATAAGGTGA
- a CDS encoding protein of unknown function DUF1611 (COGs: COG3367 conserved hypothetical protein~InterPro IPR011669: IPR016040~KEGG: mth:MTH1837 hypothetical protein~PFAM: protein of unknown function DUF1611~SPTR: O27865 Putative uncharacterized protein~PFAM: Protein of unknown function (DUF1611)) — MFTISSVEELWELNPFIVVGCGGGGEKFASFEGVETVGFVDDDPKKQGKKFCGLKIHSSLEYLLKTTDAKSVAIMLPIGAEASALRYAVQAIEHGKNVVTSFRSLPLSENPSLVKLAQERNVVIKEISPRLDNVKKIFGVAPSKCTEVLPKITYKHKSPVVYVGGTSQECGKRTTTRLLGKEAKKRGINAAVISTDEMGIERDIDFNFRAGSLSAMDVASAVMGAIKYIEEKKDPDIIFVESQASLTERGNPHPRGLSASILIGSSPDVTVLCHRPNHPFRKPRGIKDEIRAIEALEPTKVIAISLNLRNIVKKEDLIQKYKERYNLPVFDVKNDGASELLDIILEYIGGSNEKIN, encoded by the coding sequence TTGTTTACAATATCATCAGTTGAAGAGTTATGGGAACTTAATCCATTTATAGTAGTTGGATGTGGAGGTGGAGGAGAAAAATTTGCAAGTTTTGAAGGAGTGGAAACTGTAGGTTTTGTAGATGATGATCCAAAGAAACAAGGGAAAAAATTTTGTGGACTAAAAATACATTCAAGTTTAGAATATTTATTAAAAACAACAGATGCTAAAAGTGTTGCTATAATGTTGCCAATAGGTGCTGAAGCTTCTGCATTAAGATATGCTGTACAAGCTATCGAGCATGGTAAAAATGTAGTAACATCGTTTAGGTCCCTACCATTGTCTGAAAATCCTTCATTAGTAAAACTGGCACAAGAAAGAAATGTTGTTATAAAAGAAATAAGTCCTAGGTTAGACAATGTAAAAAAGATTTTTGGAGTTGCACCTTCTAAATGTACAGAAGTTTTACCTAAAATAACTTATAAACATAAATCTCCTGTTGTATATGTTGGAGGTACTTCACAAGAATGTGGAAAACGCACAACTACAAGATTATTAGGAAAGGAAGCTAAAAAAAGAGGTATAAATGCGGCGGTGATTTCAACTGACGAGATGGGGATAGAAAGAGATATAGATTTTAATTTCAGAGCAGGTAGCCTATCAGCTATGGATGTAGCTTCAGCTGTCATGGGCGCAATAAAATATATAGAAGAAAAAAAAGATCCCGACATAATTTTTGTTGAAAGTCAAGCAAGCTTAACAGAAAGAGGGAATCCGCACCCAAGAGGATTGTCAGCCTCAATACTCATAGGATCAAGTCCGGATGTTACAGTTTTATGTCATCGTCCAAATCACCCATTTAGAAAACCTCGTGGTATAAAAGATGAAATAAGAGCTATAGAGGCATTAGAGCCTACTAAAGTAATTGCTATTTCTTTAAATCTTCGAAATATAGTGAAAAAAGAAGATTTAATTCAAAAATATAAAGAAAGGTATAATTTACCTGTGTTTGATGTTAAGAATGATGGAGCATCTGAATTATTAGATATAATTCTGGAATATATAGGTGGGTCAAATGAAAAAATTAATTGA
- a CDS encoding septum site-determining protein MinD (COGs: COG0455 ATPase involved in chromosome partitioning~InterPro IPR010224: IPR002586~KEGG: mth:MTH1840 cell division inhibitor~PFAM: Cobyrinic acid ac-diamide synthase~SPTR: O27868 Cell division inhibitor~TIGRFAM: cell division ATPase MinD~PFAM: CobQ/CobB/MinD/ParA nucleotide binding domain~TIGRFAM: cell division ATPase MinD, archaeal) → MTRVIVVASGKGGVGKTVVTANLGVALAKFGKNVVILDADVAMANLELILGMEGKPVTLHNVLAGEAPIKDAIYEGPEGVKVIPAGISLSSLRKVKLERLEKVLEELLEETEILLIDAPAGLEKDAITALAAADEALLVTTPEIPSVSDTLKTKIVASKLGLDILGVVINRYQDNDMFLTPEEVEKILETPVLAIIPEDPEVSRASAFGEPLVTKNPKSPAANSIMKLAADLIGEKYKPKLPDKTSVIEKLISVFKRR, encoded by the coding sequence ATGACGAGAGTTATAGTTGTTGCTTCTGGAAAAGGCGGTGTTGGAAAAACTGTAGTTACAGCAAATTTAGGTGTTGCACTAGCAAAATTTGGTAAAAATGTTGTAATTTTAGATGCAGACGTTGCAATGGCTAACTTAGAATTGATTCTTGGAATGGAAGGAAAACCTGTTACATTACACAATGTTTTAGCTGGCGAAGCTCCAATAAAAGATGCTATTTATGAAGGACCAGAAGGTGTAAAAGTAATACCTGCAGGTATTTCTCTCAGTAGTCTTCGTAAAGTTAAATTAGAAAGATTAGAGAAAGTTTTGGAAGAATTGTTGGAAGAAACTGAAATATTGCTAATTGACGCACCTGCTGGGCTTGAAAAGGATGCAATTACAGCTTTAGCAGCTGCAGATGAAGCCTTATTAGTAACAACGCCTGAAATTCCTTCAGTCAGTGATACACTCAAAACAAAAATTGTTGCATCAAAACTAGGCCTTGATATCTTAGGCGTTGTTATAAACAGATATCAAGATAATGACATGTTTTTAACTCCAGAAGAAGTTGAGAAAATATTGGAAACACCTGTTTTAGCAATAATACCTGAAGATCCTGAAGTTAGTAGAGCCAGTGCATTTGGAGAACCATTAGTTACTAAAAATCCAAAATCTCCAGCCGCAAATAGTATAATGAAATTAGCTGCAGATTTAATTGGTGAAAAATATAAACCAAAACTACCTGATAAGACAAGTGTTATTGAAAAATTAATTTCAGTTTTTAAAAGAAGGTGA
- a CDS encoding PfkB domain protein (COGs: COG0524 Sugar kinase ribokinase family~InterPro IPR002173: IPR002139: IPR011611~KEGG: mth:MTH1841 ribokinase~PFAM: PfkB domain protein~SPTR: O27869 Ribokinase~PFAM: pfkB family carbohydrate kinase): MDLDVVSIGSCNMDIILRVPSFVEPDSEMYVEKIYMQPGGPAFNFAVNMARLKFNTWIIARIGMDRFGEIIKKTLKKEGVNIEYLQESEIPTGVAFISVDKKGRRSVYSYMGANATLDFSKKDIKRIKTADVVYLSGTYWETALKVSKRANIFIYNPGSIIANFGTKTLSKIFKHTYILFANEKELKKLTNLNIEKGARILLDLGVKIVVITRGKKDAIAITENKIVRCPAKKLKVVDTTGAGDAFAAGFIAKWLKNENLKNCLRFGHQKAAQCIKNYGSMQLS, from the coding sequence TTGGATTTAGATGTTGTAAGTATTGGAAGCTGTAATATGGATATTATTTTAAGAGTACCATCATTTGTAGAGCCAGACAGTGAAATGTATGTAGAAAAAATATATATGCAACCAGGTGGCCCTGCTTTTAATTTTGCAGTTAACATGGCTCGTTTAAAATTTAATACATGGATAATAGCAAGAATAGGCATGGACAGATTTGGAGAGATAATTAAAAAAACTCTTAAAAAAGAAGGTGTGAATATCGAATATTTACAGGAATCAGAAATTCCTACAGGTGTAGCATTTATTAGTGTAGATAAAAAAGGTAGAAGATCTGTATATTCATATATGGGTGCAAATGCAACATTAGATTTCAGTAAAAAAGATATTAAACGTATCAAAACTGCTGATGTAGTATATTTATCTGGAACTTATTGGGAAACTGCACTAAAAGTTTCTAAAAGAGCAAACATTTTTATCTATAATCCAGGATCTATTATAGCGAACTTTGGAACAAAAACATTGTCAAAAATTTTCAAGCACACCTATATTTTGTTTGCAAATGAAAAAGAATTGAAAAAACTTACAAATTTAAATATTGAAAAAGGTGCTAGAATTTTACTAGATTTAGGTGTGAAGATTGTTGTAATTACAAGAGGAAAAAAGGATGCAATTGCAATAACAGAAAATAAAATAGTTAGATGCCCAGCAAAAAAATTAAAGGTTGTAGATACAACAGGAGCCGGCGATGCATTTGCGGCAGGATTTATAGCTAAATGGCTAAAAAATGAAAATTTAAAAAATTGTTTAAGATTTGGGCATCAAAAAGCAGCTCAATGTATAAAAAATTATGGATCAATGCAATTATCTTAA
- a CDS encoding Phosphoenolpyruvate carboxylase (COGs: COG1892 conserved hypothetical protein~InterPro IPR007566: IPR015813~KEGG: mth:MTH943 phosphoenolpyruvate carboxylase~PFAM: protein of unknown function DUF557~PRIAM: Phosphoenolpyruvate carboxylase~SPTR: O27026 Phosphoenolpyruvate carboxylase~TIGRFAM: phosphoenolpyruvate carboxylase~PFAM: Phosphoenolpyruvate carboxylase~TIGRFAM: phosphoenolpyruvate carboxylase, archaeal type): protein MYIPRCMSTQHPDNVNPPFFSPNSEIKGEDEVTETYYVFSHLGCDEQMWDCEGKEVDNYVVKKLLTKYELFFRENKLGKDVFLTLRVPNPAIERAESKILIETLESIPRSYDTAKVFYGEDIAPIFEVILPMTTSANDLNRIYYYYKKFVAGKEKMLIRKKDITVKEWIGSFKPKEINVIPLFEDYKSMLNSDKITENYLRDKNFEYQRVFLARSDPAMNYGMISALLLNKIALMKLDELAEKISIDIYPIIGIGSAPFRGNLKPKTVDQIIAEYPSVHTFTIQSSFKYDNPPSDVSKAIKKLKSKKKKNADIVDIEKSLDIINKYTEQYQKQITNVASIINRLSRFVPSRRKRKLHIGLFGYSRKMGNIVLPRAITFTCVLYSIGVPPEILGFDALSEKDIDFLSDIYVNFEKDFYDALKYLDWESPLITDSLKKSVREHFPEVEEDRKHVNISRKIYHLLATDGTDSIKESILEAANLRKFLG from the coding sequence ATGTATATACCAAGATGTATGAGTACTCAACACCCTGACAATGTTAACCCTCCTTTCTTTTCACCTAACAGTGAAATAAAAGGTGAAGATGAAGTTACAGAAACTTACTATGTTTTTTCACATTTGGGTTGCGATGAACAGATGTGGGATTGTGAAGGAAAAGAAGTAGATAACTATGTAGTAAAAAAACTTTTAACAAAATATGAATTATTCTTTAGAGAAAATAAATTAGGAAAAGATGTATTTTTGACATTAAGAGTACCAAATCCCGCAATAGAAAGAGCCGAATCTAAAATTTTAATTGAAACATTGGAAAGTATACCTCGATCCTACGATACAGCAAAGGTATTCTATGGTGAAGATATTGCCCCTATTTTTGAAGTAATTTTACCAATGACAACTTCAGCCAATGATTTAAATAGGATATATTATTATTATAAGAAGTTTGTAGCTGGAAAAGAAAAGATGTTAATTAGGAAGAAAGATATAACTGTAAAAGAATGGATTGGGAGTTTTAAACCTAAAGAAATAAACGTAATACCTTTATTTGAGGATTACAAATCAATGTTAAACTCTGATAAGATTACAGAAAATTATCTTAGAGATAAAAATTTTGAATATCAAAGAGTTTTTCTTGCACGTTCAGACCCAGCCATGAATTATGGAATGATTTCTGCCTTGTTATTGAATAAAATAGCATTAATGAAGTTAGATGAACTAGCTGAAAAAATATCCATAGATATATATCCCATTATAGGAATTGGATCTGCTCCTTTCCGGGGAAATTTAAAACCTAAAACAGTTGATCAAATTATAGCGGAATACCCAAGTGTTCATACTTTCACAATTCAATCTTCATTTAAATATGACAATCCACCTAGCGATGTTTCAAAGGCCATTAAAAAACTCAAATCAAAAAAGAAAAAAAATGCTGACATTGTTGACATTGAAAAATCCCTAGATATCATAAATAAATATACTGAACAATATCAAAAACAAATTACAAATGTTGCATCTATAATCAATAGGTTATCTAGATTTGTACCTAGTAGAAGAAAAAGAAAACTGCATATAGGTCTTTTTGGATACTCTAGAAAAATGGGAAATATTGTATTACCAAGAGCAATAACCTTTACCTGTGTGTTGTATTCTATTGGAGTACCACCAGAAATTCTTGGTTTTGATGCATTATCAGAGAAAGATATAGATTTTCTGAGCGATATATATGTTAATTTTGAAAAAGATTTTTATGATGCATTAAAATATCTTGACTGGGAATCTCCACTTATAACAGATTCTTTAAAAAAATCTGTTAGAGAACATTTCCCAGAAGTTGAAGAAGATAGAAAACATGTAAACATTAGTAGAAAAATATATCATCTCTTAGCAACAGATGGAACAGATAGCATAAAAGAAAGTATACTTGAGGCTGCAAATCTTAGAAAATTCTTAGGTTAA
- a CDS encoding conserved hypothetical protein (KEGG: mth:MTH1838 hypothetical protein~SPTR: O27866 Putative uncharacterized protein~PFAM: Protein of unknown function (DUF552)): MKKLIDTFKKNLGLNEEITEKEVIVPEHEPYKIILSKITTAEELDELIDELIDGNTLILNLDYLEKNFPEDVEKVGEKIKEIKKELDIETILLCKNEKVLMITPPEIKIVKKSSPGV; this comes from the coding sequence ATGAAAAAATTAATTGATACATTTAAAAAAAATTTGGGTTTAAATGAAGAAATTACAGAAAAAGAAGTTATAGTGCCAGAACATGAACCTTATAAAATAATACTCTCAAAGATAACTACGGCAGAAGAGTTAGATGAACTTATTGATGAATTGATAGATGGAAACACGTTAATTTTAAATTTAGATTATTTAGAGAAAAATTTTCCTGAAGATGTTGAAAAAGTCGGCGAAAAAATAAAGGAAATAAAGAAAGAATTAGATATTGAAACTATATTACTATGTAAAAATGAAAAAGTATTAATGATTACACCACCTGAAATCAAGATTGTCAAAAAATCTAGCCCTGGTGTTTAG
- a CDS encoding Roadblock/LC7 family protein (COGs: COG2018 Uncharacterized distant relative of homeotic protein bithoraxoid~InterPro IPR004942~KEGG: mth:MTH1836 hypothetical protein~PFAM: Roadblock/LC7 family protein~SPTR: O27864 Conserved protein~PFAM: Roadblock/LC7 domain), whose protein sequence is MISRVLRDLTRIDGVNGSLVVGKDGLIIESELGSDMDAEIVAARSSVIFGAAKESVEELKQEPLEQVMIEGSRGKMLMKDVGEGILVVLTDEDVNLGLIRLEMRRSAERIKDFLK, encoded by the coding sequence ATGATCTCAAGAGTGTTAAGAGATTTAACCAGAATAGATGGTGTTAATGGGTCGTTGGTTGTTGGTAAGGATGGATTGATAATTGAGAGTGAATTGGGTTCAGATATGGATGCTGAAATTGTTGCTGCAAGGTCATCAGTTATTTTTGGGGCTGCAAAGGAATCTGTTGAAGAATTAAAACAGGAACCTTTGGAACAGGTAATGATTGAAGGATCAAGAGGAAAAATGCTTATGAAGGATGTTGGTGAAGGAATATTGGTCGTTTTGACAGATGAGGATGTTAATTTGGGATTAATAAGGTTGGAGATGAGAAGGAGTGCTGAGAGGATAAAGGATTTCCTTAAGTAA